The following is a genomic window from Bacteroidia bacterium.
TGGGTATACGCAATTCTGCAGCGCGTTTTTCAATTGCGGCGCGGTTGAAGCGTGGCGGAGTCTTGCCGCGGTCTTCTCTCTGCGCGACAACGCTCCCCGCGGTAAGCAGGAGCAGAAGCAGAATGCTCAGGAAAAATCCTCCGAATCGAGAATTCATGTGATACCTCTGGCTGGTTTGAGGAAACACACCCGTCGTCGTGTCCCATCCGTCTGCGGATCACCGTCCGGGTGTGGTATGTTTTTACTGGAAGCTGTTTCGCAAGTAGTCGAGTATGCAGTAAGATGGAGTACGGCAGGGAAAAAAGCAACTCCGGCATAATTTTGTGGCGCCCACTCCGCACACGCGCCCGCTCCGCGCGAGCAGCAAGGATATTACGTGCGCACCTCTATGTCTGCACAAAACATGCCTGCACCCATGTGAAGAGCTTATGCCTTCATGTCGTCCGCGTATGCAGCGATTGCCGGGATGGTCTCGGGATTTACGAGACTGCTCGTGTCGCCGGGATCCAGTCCGAGCCAGGCGCTGCGCACCATGCGGCGCATCACCTTGCCGTTTCGGGTTTTCGGAAGGTCGGGGACGGTGACGATGTGTTTCGGGGCCAGCGCTTTCCCCATATCATGCACAAGAGCGTCGTGCAACTCGCGCAGCAGGCCGTCGGTCATAGCATATCCCGGATTCAGCACGCACACGCAAATGATTTCGTTGCCTTTCACGTCGTGCGGAATGCCGATCGCGGCGGCTTCGTTCACCGCCGCATGTGCGACGAGCACGGATTCGATCTCGGCGGGTCCGACACGCTTGCCGGCTATCTTGATTGTGTCGTCCGAGCGCCCGAGTATGTACCAGAGACCGTCGTCGTCCACAGCCGCAAAATCTCCATGCACCCAGACGTTTTCCCAACGCGACCAATAGGTGTCGAGATAGCGCTGCCGATCCCGCCAAAAACCGCGGGTCATGCCTATCCATGGGGCGCGGATAACCAGTTCTCCCACGGCGTTGCGAATCGGGTTCCCGTGCTCGTCCACGACGTCCGCCGCGATGCCCGGGCAGGGAGCGGAGAAGGCCGTGGGCTTCAGCGGCAGCAGCGGCGAGCCCATGACGATGCCGCCGCTGATTTCGGTGCCGCCGGAATAATTGATGATCGGTCTGCGCTCCTCACCCACATCACGGAACAGCCACAACCAGGGATCGGGGTTCCACGGCTCGCTGGTCGAGGCGAAGCAGCGGACTGAAGCGATATCATGCGCGCGGACAGGGTCGAGGCCAAATTTCATCAAGGCGCGGATCAGTGTCGGAGACACACCCAGCACCTGAATGCCATGCCGCTCCACGAGGGCCCAGAGGCGGTCAGGCGCAGGGTAATCCGGTGCGCCGTCGAAGAGGAAAAACGTGCCGCCGAGTATGGTGGCGCCGAACAACAACCATGGCCCCATCATCCATCCCATGTCCGTCATCCAGTAAATCAGGTCGCCGCGCTGCACATCCGTCCCGAAGGCCATGTCCTGCGCCGCTTTGACGGGAAAGCCGCAGTGCGTGTGCACGGCGCCCTTGGGTTTGCCCGTCGTACCCGAGGTGTAGATGATCATGAGCACATCCTCGGCGTCCATGATTGCACTTCCGGCGTAATCGGACTGCTTCGGGATGAGTTCGTGCCACCAGTGATCCCGTCCTTCCACCATCGCAATGTCATGTCCGGTGCGCCGTAGGACGATCATATGCCGCAAGTCGGGTACTTCCGCGGCCGCCAGATCGGCGATGCTCTTCATGTCCACCACGGCGCCTCTTCGCAGGGAACCATCGGCGGTGAACAGCGCTTTCGCGCCGGCGTCGTTCAGGCGGGAGGCGACGGCATGTTCTCCGAAGCCCGAGAACAGCGGAAGGATGATGCCGCCGATGCGCGCAATGGCAAAGAAGGCAACGGCGATCTCGGGGGTCATCGGCATGAACAACCCGACCGCATCGCCGCGACCTATACCCAGTTCTCGCAAAGCGTTGGCACAGCGGTTCACCTCCGACAGCAGCTGACCATACGTCATCGACACCACCGCGCCTTCTTCGCCCTCCCAGAGGAGTGCCGTCGTGTCGCGCATGCGGGGATCCGCCGCCCAGCGGTCGAGACAGCTCTCGGTGATGTTCAATTTCCCGTCAACGCACCAGCGCGGGAAGGCGATGCCGTCACGCAGGTCGAGCACCGAGGTATATGGCCGGTTGAAGCGTATGTCCAGAAAACGGAGCACCGCATCCGTGAACCATGCAACGTCGTCGGTCGAACGCTTGAGCAACTCCTGGAAATCGGCGACGCCCTCTTCCTGCATGAAGGCGTGCACCGTGCTGCCTGCGATGTCGTCGTAGGT
Proteins encoded in this region:
- a CDS encoding AMP-binding protein codes for the protein MAESFQFGGDIVWRPTYDDIAGSTVHAFMQEEGVADFQELLKRSTDDVAWFTDAVLRFLDIRFNRPYTSVLDLRDGIAFPRWCVDGKLNITESCLDRWAADPRMRDTTALLWEGEEGAVVSMTYGQLLSEVNRCANALRELGIGRGDAVGLFMPMTPEIAVAFFAIARIGGIILPLFSGFGEHAVASRLNDAGAKALFTADGSLRRGAVVDMKSIADLAAAEVPDLRHMIVLRRTGHDIAMVEGRDHWWHELIPKQSDYAGSAIMDAEDVLMIIYTSGTTGKPKGAVHTHCGFPVKAAQDMAFGTDVQRGDLIYWMTDMGWMMGPWLLFGATILGGTFFLFDGAPDYPAPDRLWALVERHGIQVLGVSPTLIRALMKFGLDPVRAHDIASVRCFASTSEPWNPDPWLWLFRDVGEERRPIINYSGGTEISGGIVMGSPLLPLKPTAFSAPCPGIAADVVDEHGNPIRNAVGELVIRAPWIGMTRGFWRDRQRYLDTYWSRWENVWVHGDFAAVDDDGLWYILGRSDDTIKIAGKRVGPAEIESVLVAHAAVNEAAAIGIPHDVKGNEIICVCVLNPGYAMTDGLLRELHDALVHDMGKALAPKHIVTVPDLPKTRNGKVMRRMVRSAWLGLDPGDTSSLVNPETIPAIAAYADDMKA